In Mytilus edulis chromosome 13, xbMytEdul2.2, whole genome shotgun sequence, a single window of DNA contains:
- the LOC139501280 gene encoding uncharacterized protein, with amino-acid sequence MVYFTNRLLLVFVLVNLIPSSKSILNDSDVEGRMDFLQSSMDRMEHMILTLTKTVNKLSKRKKDEHVMFYATLSSDTVLNINSIVKFNEIQFDEGADFNSGDGVFVSPVSGVFMFSWTTLTYSGKSIDIELRVDNIVKAKQIISLGSTAGSIQSTQFVICRVNEKDHVWIQTGAGFTTENFFDHLFKGSKSSFMGILIHVI; translated from the exons ATGGTGTATTTCACTAACAGGTTACTACTTGTATTTGTTTTGGTGAACTTAATTCCATCATCAAAGTCTATTCTAAATGACAGTGATGTTGAAGGTAGGATGGACTTCCTGCAAAGCTCTATGGATAGAATGGAGCACATGATATTAACTCTAACAAAAACTGTAAACAAACTATCCAAAA gAAAGAAGGATGAACATGTAATGTTCTATGCGACTTTGTCATCTGATACTGTGCTGAACATAAATTCTATAGTGAAATTCAATGAGATTCAGTTTGATGAAGGAGCTGACTTCAACTCAGGAGACGGTGTGTTTGTTTCACCTGTGTCAGGTGTTTTCATGTTTTCTTGGACAACACTTACATATAGCGGGAAAAGTATAGACATAGAACTCAGAGTTGATAATATAGTAAAAGCtaaacaaattatctcccttgggtcAACAGCAGGAAGTATTCAAAGTACCCAGTTTGTAATTTGCAGGGTAAATGAAAAGGACCACGTCTGGATTCAAACAGGAGCTGGTTTTACCACTGAAAATTTCTTTGATCACCTTTTTAAAGGTTCTAAAAGTTCATTTATGGGCATATTAATTCATGTGATTTGA